Proteins from a genomic interval of Mustela lutreola isolate mMusLut2 chromosome 4, mMusLut2.pri, whole genome shotgun sequence:
- the LBX1 gene encoding transcription factor LBX1, with protein MTSKEDGKAAPGEERRRSPLDHLPPPANSNKPLTPFSIEDILNKPSVRRSYSLCGAAHLLAAADKHAPGGLPLAGRALLSQTSPLCALEELASKTFKGLEVSVLQAAEGRDGMTIFGQRQTPKKRRKSRTAFTNHQIYELEKRFLYQKYLSPADRDQIAQQLGLTNAQVITWFQNRRAKLKRDLEEMKADVESAKKLGPSGQMDIVTLAELEQNSEAAGGGGGGCGRAKSRPGSPALPPGAPQAPGAGPLQLSPASPLTDQPASSQDCSEDEEDEEIDVDD; from the exons ATGACTTCCAAGGAGGATGGCAAGGCGGCGCCGGGGGAAGAGCGGCGGCGCAGCCCGCTGGATCACCTGCCGCCTCCTGCCAACTCCAACAAGCCGCTGACTCCGTTCAGCATTGAGGACATCCTCAACAAGCCGTCTGTGCGGAGAAGTTACTCGCTGTGCGGGGCGGCGCACCTGCTGGCGGCCGCGGACAAGCACGCGCCGGGCGGCTTGCCCCTGGCGGGCCGCGCGCTGCTCTCACAGACCTCGCCGCTGTGCGCACTGGAGGAGCTCGCCAGCAAGACCTTTAAGGGGCTGGAGGTCAGCGTCCTGCAGGCAGCGGAAG GCCGAGACGGGATGACCATCTTCGGGCAGCGGCAGACCCCCAAGAAGCGGCGAAAGTCGCGAACAGCCTTCACCAACCACCAGATCTACGAGTTGGAGAAGCGCTTCCTCTACCAGAAGTACCTGTCACCAGCCGATCGCGATCAAATCGCGCAGCAGCTGGGCCTCACCAACGCTCAGGTCATCACCTGGTTTCAGAATCGACGCGCCAAGCTCAAGCGGGACCTAGAGGAGATGAAGGCCGACGTGGAGTCCGCCAAGAAACTGGGCCCCAGCGGGCAGATGGACATCGTGACGCTGGCGGAACTCGAGCAGAACTCGGAGGCCGCGGGCGGCGGTGGCGGTGGCTGCGGCAGGGCCAAGTCGAGGCCTGGCTCTCCGGCGCTCCCTCCAGGCGCCCCGCAGGCCCCGGGCGCCGGGCCCCTGcagctctctcctgcctccccgcTCACGGACCAGCCGGCCAGCAGCCAGGACTGCTCAGAGGACGAGGAAGACGAAGAGATCGACGTGGACGATTGA